In Phenylobacterium zucineum HLK1, one DNA window encodes the following:
- a CDS encoding helix-turn-helix domain-containing protein, which produces MTGPQAPPAGGALPAGDGAIGRLRVLSRLTGAFLLDTVQIARGASDPLDTLLASAIIQANVADIQRHADVLVAFAESDAPPPDSLRRPVSINAVAASLNLPFETVRRRIGAMARDGFVRFVDGGVIVPAQALSEPRYAVDAYRGYERLRAFYYDLSDLGLLGELPPPTVELAPGVVPVRAVARLVGAYVLRVAEAIARIGDLWDGLILFEVFRSNTEHWSADVRGQEGTAAADMPPDAMRRPVSVGFVARRLGMSPETVRRHVLGMIERGFIVRTAGGLIVPAEALARPAVFPSLAVSAANLQRLMASLSQLGVLAVWDSVRETCPPAVDAAAAG; this is translated from the coding sequence ATGACAGGACCGCAGGCCCCGCCCGCAGGCGGCGCGCTCCCCGCGGGGGACGGCGCGATCGGCCGGCTGCGCGTGCTCAGCCGCCTGACCGGCGCCTTCCTGCTCGACACCGTCCAGATCGCCCGCGGCGCGTCCGACCCGCTCGACACCCTGCTGGCCAGCGCGATCATCCAGGCCAATGTCGCCGACATCCAGCGCCACGCCGACGTGCTGGTGGCGTTCGCCGAGAGCGACGCCCCGCCGCCCGATTCCCTGCGCCGGCCGGTCAGCATCAACGCCGTCGCCGCCTCGCTGAACCTGCCGTTCGAGACGGTGCGCCGCCGGATCGGCGCCATGGCCCGGGACGGCTTCGTCCGCTTCGTCGATGGCGGGGTGATCGTGCCGGCGCAGGCGCTGTCCGAGCCGCGCTACGCGGTCGACGCCTACCGCGGCTACGAGCGCCTGCGGGCGTTCTACTACGACCTGTCCGACCTCGGGCTGCTGGGCGAGCTGCCGCCGCCGACCGTCGAGCTCGCCCCCGGCGTCGTGCCGGTCCGCGCCGTCGCCCGCCTGGTCGGCGCCTACGTCCTGCGGGTGGCCGAGGCCATCGCCCGGATCGGCGACCTGTGGGACGGCCTGATCCTCTTCGAGGTGTTCCGCAGCAACACCGAGCACTGGTCTGCCGACGTGCGCGGCCAGGAGGGGACCGCCGCCGCCGACATGCCCCCCGACGCGATGCGCCGGCCGGTCTCGGTGGGCTTCGTCGCCCGCCGCCTCGGCATGTCGCCAGAGACGGTGCGCCGGCACGTCCTGGGGATGATCGAGCGCGGCTTCATCGTCCGCACCGCGGGCGGCCTCATCGTGCCGGCCGAGGCCCTGGCCCGCCCCGCCGTCTTCCCGTCGCTCGCCGTCAGCGCGGCCAACCTCCAGCGGCTGATGGCGTCCCTGTCGCAGCTGGGCGTCCTCGCCGTCTGGGACAGCGTGCGTGAGACCTGCCCGCCCGCCGTGGACGCCGCGGCCGCCGGCTAG
- a CDS encoding helix-turn-helix domain-containing protein: MTGADDISAADDPVRRLRVLGRITAAFLLDLLAIARGDDDPLDTLIVAAIVQANTAEIRQHADLQLAFARLDRPPPDAMRRPVSVNAIAASLNLPFETARRRIGALAAQGACRFVEGGVIVPAQALLSPRFAKDDLGYARTRAFYRQLREFGLLAEMPPPTAEIAPGGAPARAVWRLIGTYMLRVAEELSRVGHLMDGIILFEVFRSNTEHWPPEVRGEEGTTAADMVPDTMRRPVTPGGVARRLGLPPETVRRHALRLVDRGLLARVPGGLILPAETLARQNVFPALAANAANLQRMMGALSQLGVLRLWDAEEAGDHGQEHAAAVG, translated from the coding sequence GTGACCGGCGCGGATGACATATCCGCCGCGGACGATCCGGTCCGCCGTCTGCGCGTGCTCGGCCGGATCACCGCCGCCTTCCTGCTCGACCTCCTCGCCATCGCCCGCGGCGACGACGACCCGCTCGACACCCTGATCGTCGCGGCCATCGTCCAGGCCAACACCGCCGAGATCCGCCAGCACGCCGACCTGCAGCTCGCCTTCGCCCGGCTGGACCGGCCGCCGCCCGACGCGATGCGGCGCCCGGTCAGCGTCAACGCCATCGCCGCCTCGCTGAACCTGCCGTTCGAGACCGCGCGCCGCCGCATCGGCGCGTTGGCCGCCCAGGGCGCCTGCCGGTTCGTCGAGGGCGGCGTCATCGTCCCGGCCCAGGCCCTGCTCTCGCCCCGCTTCGCCAAGGACGACCTCGGCTACGCGCGCACCCGGGCCTTCTACCGCCAGCTCCGCGAGTTCGGCCTGCTCGCCGAGATGCCGCCGCCGACCGCCGAGATCGCCCCCGGAGGCGCGCCCGCCCGCGCGGTCTGGCGCCTGATCGGGACCTACATGCTGCGGGTCGCCGAGGAGCTCTCCCGCGTCGGCCACCTGATGGACGGGATCATCCTGTTCGAGGTGTTCCGCAGCAACACCGAGCACTGGCCGCCCGAGGTGCGCGGCGAGGAGGGGACCACCGCCGCCGACATGGTTCCCGACACCATGCGCCGCCCGGTGACCCCGGGCGGCGTCGCCCGGCGCCTCGGCCTGCCGCCCGAGACGGTCCGCCGCCACGCCCTGCGCCTCGTCGACCGCGGCCTGCTGGCGCGGGTCCCCGGCGGCCTGATCCTGCCGGCCGAGACCCTGGCCCGGCAGAACGTCTTCCCCGCGCTCGCCGCCAACGCCGCCAACCTCCAGCGGATGATGGGCGCCCTCTCCCAGCTCGGCGTCCTGCGCCTGTGGGACGCGGAAGAGGCCGGCGACCACGGCCAGGAGCACGCCGCCGCCGTGGGGTGA
- a CDS encoding putative bifunctional diguanylate cyclase/phosphodiesterase, which produces MADKNYSHAELAARVAALEAERALTLRLAQTDSLTGLLNRGAFTTLLCARLDAARESGGTVSLFVVDLDRFKHLNDTLGHHAGDLLLAELGERLRAECGPAEVAARLGGDEFAIISDAREVGRRAARLVSVVSQPQMIYGRQVSPGASVGVAVFPQDAGDAADLQRFADLALYRVKTRGGRRWSAFDAELRAENERRRTLEEELRRAIPAGEIEPWFQPVIDSTTGGITGVEVLARWNHPEQGLLSPAAFVPMAEELGLIRAIDEAVFDAACARAAPWVADGLIEHVACNVSPRDLLDPGFSRKLIGRLAGTDLPATALTVEITETFLLQDMALARRHIERLAAKGVRVALDDFGTGYSNLRALMHLPIQTVKLDRSLIADVGRDARVSKLVASLLHAARALGVSIIAEGVEDEGQALFLRSAGCDRMQGYFFARPMSADAMEAQLLEARPQPARRRAAR; this is translated from the coding sequence GTGGCCGACAAGAACTACAGTCATGCGGAGCTGGCCGCACGCGTCGCCGCGCTCGAGGCCGAGCGCGCGCTCACCCTGCGCCTGGCCCAGACCGATTCCCTGACCGGCCTGCTCAACCGCGGCGCCTTCACGACCCTGCTGTGCGCCCGGCTGGACGCGGCCCGCGAGAGCGGCGGGACGGTCTCGCTGTTCGTCGTCGACCTCGACCGCTTCAAGCACCTCAACGACACCCTCGGCCATCACGCCGGCGACCTGCTGCTGGCCGAGCTGGGCGAGCGGCTGCGCGCCGAGTGCGGCCCCGCCGAGGTCGCCGCCCGCCTGGGCGGGGACGAGTTCGCGATCATCTCCGACGCGCGCGAGGTGGGCCGCCGGGCCGCCCGGCTGGTCTCGGTCGTCTCCCAGCCGCAGATGATCTACGGCCGCCAGGTCTCGCCCGGCGCCTCGGTCGGCGTGGCCGTCTTCCCGCAGGACGCCGGCGACGCCGCCGACCTGCAGCGCTTCGCGGACCTGGCGCTCTACCGCGTGAAGACCCGCGGCGGGCGCCGCTGGTCGGCGTTCGACGCCGAGCTGCGCGCCGAGAACGAGCGCCGCCGCACCCTGGAGGAGGAGCTGCGCCGCGCCATTCCCGCCGGCGAGATCGAGCCCTGGTTCCAGCCGGTGATCGATTCCACCACCGGCGGGATCACCGGCGTCGAGGTGCTGGCCCGGTGGAACCATCCCGAACAGGGGCTGCTCTCGCCCGCCGCCTTCGTGCCCATGGCCGAGGAGCTGGGCCTGATCCGGGCGATCGACGAGGCGGTGTTCGACGCCGCCTGCGCCCGGGCCGCCCCGTGGGTCGCCGACGGCCTCATCGAGCACGTGGCCTGCAACGTCAGCCCGCGCGACCTCCTCGACCCCGGCTTCTCGCGCAAGCTGATCGGCCGCCTCGCCGGCACCGACCTGCCCGCCACCGCCCTCACCGTCGAGATCACCGAGACCTTCCTGCTACAGGACATGGCGCTGGCCCGCCGGCACATCGAGCGCCTGGCCGCCAAGGGCGTGCGCGTGGCCCTCGACGACTTCGGCACCGGCTACTCCAACCTGCGCGCGCTCATGCACCTGCCGATCCAGACCGTGAAGCTGGACCGCTCGCTGATCGCCGACGTCGGCCGCGACGCGCGGGTCTCCAAGCTGGTCGCCTCGCTGCTGCACGCCGCCCGCGCCCTGGGCGTCTCGATCATCGCCGAAGGCGTCGAGGACGAGGGCCAGGCGCTGTTCCTCCGCTCGGCCGGCTGCGACCGGATGCAGGGCTACTTCTTCGCCCGGCCGATGTCCGCGGACGCCATGGAGGCCCAGTTGCTCGAGGCCCGGCCCCAGCCCGCCCGCCGCCGCGCCGCGCGCTGA
- a CDS encoding ribonucleotide-diphosphate reductase subunit beta encodes MSASATSNVKALPGLLTPSFAYKPFRYPWAYDYWKKQQQVHWMPEEIPLGEDLKDWASKLNDRERNLLTQIFRFFTQSDVEVNDNYMERYARVFKPTEVKMMLAAFSNMETIHIAAYALLLETIGMPDAEFTAFLDYQAMRDKHDYMQSFGVDTHADICRTLAMFGGFTEGLQLFASFAMLMNFPRHNKMKGMGQIVSWSVRDESLHCEGIIKLYHAFNKETGAVTQAVADDIVDCCKTVVGLEDKFIDLAFEAGEVQGMTPDDIKQYIRFIADWRLKQLHLPQVYGIKENPLPWLQSMLSGVEHANFFEARATEYSKAATKGQWHGEAGVWAEFDRMQAKRAANEIPAE; translated from the coding sequence ATGAGCGCGAGCGCGACCTCCAACGTGAAGGCCCTGCCGGGCCTCTTGACGCCGTCCTTCGCCTACAAGCCGTTCCGGTATCCGTGGGCCTACGACTACTGGAAGAAGCAGCAGCAGGTTCACTGGATGCCCGAGGAGATCCCCCTCGGCGAGGACCTGAAGGACTGGGCCTCCAAGCTCAACGACCGCGAGCGCAACCTGCTCACCCAGATCTTCCGGTTCTTCACCCAGTCGGACGTCGAGGTGAACGACAACTACATGGAGCGCTACGCCAGAGTCTTCAAACCCACCGAGGTGAAGATGATGCTGGCGGCGTTCTCCAACATGGAGACGATCCACATCGCCGCCTACGCCCTGCTGCTCGAGACGATCGGCATGCCCGACGCCGAGTTCACGGCCTTCCTCGACTACCAGGCGATGCGCGACAAGCACGACTACATGCAGAGCTTCGGCGTGGACACCCACGCCGACATCTGCCGGACGCTGGCCATGTTCGGGGGCTTCACCGAGGGCCTGCAGCTGTTCGCCAGCTTCGCCATGCTGATGAACTTCCCGCGCCACAACAAGATGAAGGGCATGGGCCAGATCGTGTCGTGGTCGGTGCGGGACGAGAGCCTGCACTGCGAGGGGATCATCAAGCTCTACCACGCCTTCAACAAGGAAACGGGCGCGGTGACCCAGGCGGTCGCCGACGACATCGTCGACTGCTGCAAGACGGTGGTGGGCCTGGAGGACAAGTTCATCGACCTGGCCTTCGAGGCCGGCGAGGTCCAGGGCATGACCCCGGACGACATCAAGCAGTACATCCGCTTCATCGCCGACTGGCGCCTGAAGCAGCTCCACCTGCCGCAGGTGTACGGCATCAAGGAGAACCCGCTGCCCTGGCTGCAGTCGATGCTCTCGGGCGTCGAGCACGCCAACTTCTTCGAGGCCCGCGCGACCGAGTACTCCAAGGCCGCGACCAAGGGCCAATGGCACGGCGAGGCCGGCGTCTGGGCCGAATTCGACCGGATGCAGGCCAAGCGCGCCGCGAACGAGATCCCGGCGGAGTAG
- the htpX gene encoding zinc metalloprotease HtpX, producing the protein MRNHLRTFMLLAALTALFVGVGYLVGGPTGMAIAFVLAAGMNLVSYWNADKIVLRMYRAREVDPNAAEPLLRNYAADVYELADRAGMPRPKVYVIDQDQPNAFATGRDPQHAAVAATRGLLAMLDRREVRGVMAHELAHVKNRDTLTMTITATVAGAISALANFAFFFGGRDEEGRPAGIVPMIAVALLAPIAASLVQFAISRSREYEADRIGAEIAGDPQALASALQKIEAYARGGYVNPDAERNPATAHMFIINPLAGGPGRRGDSLFSTHPATHNRVAALMGMTGIAAEARAFAETQEAPPRRRAGTAVPVTGARSGPWS; encoded by the coding sequence ATGCGCAACCACCTTCGCACCTTCATGCTGCTCGCCGCGCTCACCGCCCTGTTCGTGGGCGTGGGCTATCTGGTCGGCGGGCCCACCGGCATGGCGATCGCCTTCGTCCTCGCCGCCGGCATGAACCTCGTCAGCTACTGGAACGCCGACAAGATCGTGCTGCGGATGTACCGCGCCCGCGAGGTGGACCCGAACGCGGCCGAGCCCCTGCTGCGCAACTACGCCGCCGACGTCTACGAGCTGGCCGACCGCGCCGGCATGCCGCGCCCGAAGGTCTACGTCATCGACCAGGACCAGCCGAACGCCTTCGCCACCGGCCGAGACCCCCAGCACGCCGCCGTCGCCGCCACCCGCGGCCTCCTGGCCATGCTCGACCGGCGCGAGGTGCGCGGCGTCATGGCCCACGAGCTGGCGCACGTGAAGAACCGCGACACCCTGACCATGACGATCACGGCGACCGTCGCCGGCGCGATCTCGGCGCTCGCCAACTTCGCCTTCTTCTTCGGCGGCCGCGACGAGGAGGGCCGCCCCGCCGGGATCGTGCCGATGATCGCCGTGGCCCTGCTCGCCCCGATCGCCGCCTCGCTGGTGCAGTTCGCCATCAGCCGCAGCCGCGAGTACGAGGCCGACCGCATCGGCGCCGAGATCGCCGGCGATCCGCAGGCGCTCGCCTCGGCCCTGCAGAAGATCGAGGCCTACGCCCGCGGCGGCTACGTCAATCCCGACGCCGAGCGCAATCCGGCCACGGCGCACATGTTCATCATCAACCCGCTGGCCGGCGGGCCGGGCCGCAGGGGCGACAGCCTCTTCTCCACCCACCCGGCGACCCACAACCGCGTGGCCGCCCTGATGGGCATGACCGGAATCGCCGCCGAGGCCCGCGCCTTCGCCGAAACTCAAGAGGCCCCGCCCCGCCGCCGGGCCGGCACGGCGGTGCCGGTGACGGGCGCCCGCAGCGGTCCCTGGTCCTAG
- a CDS encoding glutathione S-transferase family protein, protein MAGDYVVYGAAGSGSVPVEAALTLIGAPFSVVERVVWADRAAADEMAKVNPMRQIPALVLPSDGSSAGELMTESAAILIWLAEAHPKARLAPPPGHPHRARFLRWMAFISAQIYSLYWIRDDLSRLAAEPAHEPVLKERTAARILDCWRMMDAQAKPEGPFLFGQDVSVLDLYLAVVSRWGPRRRGFYAAAPGLAEVVRRVDAHPPLAAFWAERMPFTEGWEG, encoded by the coding sequence ATGGCTGGGGATTATGTCGTCTACGGCGCCGCCGGCTCGGGCTCGGTCCCGGTCGAGGCGGCGCTCACCCTGATCGGCGCGCCCTTCTCGGTGGTCGAGCGGGTGGTCTGGGCCGACCGGGCCGCCGCCGACGAGATGGCCAAGGTCAATCCGATGCGCCAGATCCCGGCGCTGGTCCTGCCGTCCGACGGATCATCGGCCGGCGAGCTGATGACCGAGAGCGCGGCGATCCTCATCTGGCTGGCCGAGGCGCACCCTAAGGCGCGGCTCGCCCCGCCCCCGGGCCATCCCCACCGGGCGCGGTTCCTGCGCTGGATGGCCTTCATCTCGGCCCAGATCTACTCGCTCTACTGGATCCGCGACGACCTCTCGCGCCTCGCCGCCGAGCCGGCGCACGAGCCGGTGCTGAAGGAGCGCACCGCCGCCCGCATCCTCGACTGCTGGCGGATGATGGACGCCCAGGCGAAGCCCGAGGGGCCGTTCCTGTTCGGGCAGGACGTCTCGGTGCTCGACCTCTACCTGGCCGTGGTCTCGCGCTGGGGGCCCCGGCGCCGGGGCTTCTACGCCGCCGCCCCGGGCCTGGCCGAGGTGGTCCGCCGCGTCGACGCCCACCCGCCCCTCGCCGCCTTCTGGGCCGAGCGCATGCCCTTCACGGAGGGGTGGGAAGGCTGA
- the bla gene encoding subclass B3 metallo-beta-lactamase, with protein MRNLFLALALATATAAPSVSIAQDAAQRAEWNRPAAPFRIAGPVYYVGTEGLGAYLVADPGGHALIDGGLPESAPLIAANIEALGFKLEDVRYLLVNHAHFDHAGGLAELKRRTGAALVASAGDAPDLGAGRTLGRPELDGFPAVAVDQVVADGDTLRLGQASLTAHVTPGHTRGCTSWSLAGPSGTVLFACSLTVAGQKLHGDPAYPDAAADFRRTFARLRTLHADYFLNFHPEFFDMAGKRARRAAGEPDPFRDPAELARQVDRAEAMFERELARQAAR; from the coding sequence ATGCGAAACCTTTTCTTGGCCTTGGCCCTGGCGACGGCGACCGCCGCCCCGTCCGTGTCGATCGCCCAGGACGCGGCCCAGCGCGCCGAGTGGAACCGGCCCGCCGCGCCGTTCCGGATCGCTGGCCCGGTCTACTACGTCGGGACCGAGGGCCTGGGCGCCTACCTCGTCGCCGACCCCGGCGGGCACGCGCTGATCGACGGCGGCCTGCCCGAGAGCGCGCCGCTGATCGCCGCCAACATCGAGGCGCTGGGCTTCAAGCTGGAGGACGTGCGCTACCTGCTGGTCAACCACGCCCACTTCGACCACGCGGGCGGCCTCGCCGAGCTGAAGCGCCGCACGGGCGCGGCGCTGGTCGCCAGCGCCGGCGATGCGCCCGACCTCGGGGCGGGCCGCACCCTCGGCCGCCCCGAGCTGGACGGCTTCCCCGCGGTCGCGGTGGATCAGGTCGTGGCCGACGGCGACACCCTGCGGCTCGGCCAGGCGTCGCTGACCGCCCACGTGACCCCCGGCCACACCCGCGGCTGCACCAGCTGGTCGCTGGCCGGCCCGTCCGGAACGGTGCTGTTCGCCTGCAGCCTGACGGTGGCCGGCCAGAAGCTGCACGGCGATCCGGCCTATCCCGACGCCGCCGCCGACTTCCGGCGCACCTTCGCCCGCCTGCGGACGCTGCACGCCGACTACTTCCTCAACTTCCACCCCGAGTTCTTCGACATGGCCGGCAAGCGGGCCAGGCGCGCGGCGGGCGAGCCCGATCCCTTCCGCGACCCCGCCGAGCTGGCCCGCCAGGTCGACCGCGCCGAAGCCATGTTCGAACGCGAACTCGCCCGCCAGGCCGCCCGCTGA
- a CDS encoding lipid A-modifier LpxR family protein: MMRRAAAAAMVLASTATAPALAQAPDTAAQALKGAAFLDRETFEPGHGVVRWRSNEVRLGPASTLRIQVGETLRGPLRPDADLFDAGDLDVTLLRSWPRAVSFAEGGLEFDVSPHAGLGVGSRGGSAEAGAMLTVGQRRERQAVEALKDFGVRDGLEYGDRGRWYLFAAASGRAVGLNMLRNEGDWDRAGWSTDTTGALVGDAQVGVGWRKGDMQSSFGVIHREVRGEHMVFGQHTRDDTVAAFTFSIRPQR, translated from the coding sequence ATGATGCGGCGGGCGGCTGCAGCGGCCATGGTGCTGGCGAGCACGGCGACGGCGCCGGCGCTCGCCCAGGCGCCCGACACCGCCGCCCAGGCGCTGAAGGGCGCCGCATTCCTTGACAGAGAGACCTTCGAGCCCGGCCACGGCGTGGTCCGCTGGCGCTCGAACGAGGTCCGCCTGGGCCCGGCGAGCACCCTGCGCATCCAGGTGGGCGAGACCCTGCGTGGCCCCCTGCGGCCCGACGCCGACCTGTTCGACGCCGGCGACCTGGACGTCACCCTGCTGCGGTCGTGGCCGCGGGCGGTCAGCTTCGCCGAGGGCGGGCTGGAGTTCGACGTCTCGCCGCACGCGGGGCTCGGCGTGGGCAGCCGCGGCGGCTCGGCCGAGGCCGGCGCCATGCTCACCGTCGGCCAGCGCCGCGAGCGCCAGGCGGTCGAGGCCCTGAAGGACTTCGGCGTGCGCGACGGGCTGGAGTACGGCGACCGGGGCCGCTGGTACCTGTTCGCCGCCGCTAGCGGCCGGGCCGTGGGCCTCAACATGCTGCGCAACGAGGGCGACTGGGACCGGGCCGGCTGGTCCACCGACACCACCGGCGCCCTGGTCGGCGACGCCCAGGTGGGCGTGGGCTGGCGCAAGGGCGACATGCAGAGCTCGTTCGGGGTGATCCACCGCGAGGTCCGCGGCGAGCACATGGTGTTCGGCCAGCACACCCGCGACGACACCGTGGCCGCCTTCACCTTCTCGATCCGTCCGCAACGCTGA
- a CDS encoding dicarboxylate/amino acid:cation symporter: MPPTRPAPPPAARPSLLRRWWFDIVLWKRILGALVLGIVAGLVLGEAAEGLKWLGDLFVRLIRMIVVPLVFVSIVSAVAAMREVRRLGSIGGRTLLLYLGTTACAVAIGQAVGALFRPGVGVDFAGTTPRVVGEAPSVADQLLGIVPLNPFEALAEGDMLGVIFFAILVGAAVLVQGEDAAPVRRLFDAGASLMLFITRVVMEAAPFGVFALIAWVTGTVGLGVFGHVALIAAALVTGSLLQVLVVHGGLLRLAARLPVVPFFRDIGEAVLVAFSTSSSAATLPVAMRVAQKNLGVGRTVAATALPIGATVSMDGTALYIGILTMFSAQAFGLELTLAQMIFAGVTTVLVAVGTAPVPSASLFMLAAVLSTLGVSAEQTALVVGFMLPFDRPLDMTRTIPNNTADLAVAVTVAKWEGELDAEVYRARPSE, translated from the coding sequence TTGCCGCCAACCCGCCCCGCGCCGCCGCCGGCCGCCCGCCCCAGCCTGCTGCGGCGCTGGTGGTTCGACATCGTGCTGTGGAAGCGGATTCTGGGGGCGCTGGTCCTGGGGATCGTCGCCGGCCTCGTCCTGGGCGAGGCGGCCGAGGGCCTGAAGTGGCTGGGCGACCTGTTCGTGCGGCTGATCCGGATGATCGTCGTGCCGCTGGTGTTCGTCTCGATCGTCTCGGCGGTGGCGGCCATGCGCGAGGTCCGCCGCCTGGGCTCGATCGGCGGGCGCACCCTGCTGCTCTACCTCGGGACCACGGCCTGCGCGGTGGCGATCGGCCAGGCGGTCGGAGCGCTGTTCCGGCCCGGCGTCGGCGTGGATTTCGCCGGCACGACGCCGCGGGTGGTGGGCGAGGCGCCCTCGGTGGCCGACCAGCTGCTGGGGATCGTGCCGCTCAACCCCTTCGAGGCCCTGGCCGAGGGCGACATGCTGGGGGTGATCTTCTTCGCCATCCTGGTGGGGGCGGCGGTGCTGGTGCAAGGCGAGGACGCCGCGCCCGTCCGGCGCCTGTTCGACGCGGGCGCCTCGCTTATGCTGTTCATCACCCGGGTGGTGATGGAGGCGGCGCCCTTCGGCGTCTTCGCGCTGATCGCCTGGGTGACGGGCACGGTGGGTCTGGGCGTCTTCGGCCACGTGGCGCTGATCGCCGCCGCGCTGGTGACCGGCAGCCTGCTGCAGGTGCTGGTCGTCCACGGAGGGCTGCTGCGGCTGGCGGCCAGGCTGCCGGTCGTGCCGTTCTTCCGCGACATCGGCGAGGCGGTGCTGGTGGCGTTCTCCACCTCCTCGTCGGCCGCCACCCTGCCGGTGGCCATGCGGGTGGCGCAGAAGAACCTCGGCGTCGGCCGGACCGTGGCGGCCACGGCCCTGCCGATCGGCGCCACCGTCTCGATGGACGGCACGGCGCTCTACATCGGCATCCTGACGATGTTCTCGGCCCAGGCCTTCGGCCTCGAGCTCACCCTGGCGCAGATGATCTTCGCCGGGGTCACGACGGTGCTGGTGGCGGTCGGCACCGCGCCGGTGCCCTCGGCCTCGCTGTTCATGCTGGCCGCCGTGCTCAGCACCCTGGGCGTGAGCGCCGAGCAGACGGCCCTGGTGGTCGGCTTCATGCTGCCGTTCGACCGGCCGCTGGACATGACCCGGACCATCCCGAACAACACCGCCGACCTGGCGGTGGCGGTCACGGTGGCCAAGTGGGAAGGCGAGCTGGACGCGGAGGTCTACCGCGCCCGCCCTTCCGAATAA
- a CDS encoding LysR substrate-binding domain-containing protein, protein MVRPYLPLNGLRAFEAAARHLSFTKAAIELCVTQAAVSQQVKALEGRLGRRLFRRLPRGLALTDEGLALLPAVAESLDRLGEAVERVGQARPREVVNVGVVATFALGFLLPRLPALAAAAPQIDLRLFTNNNRVDMAGEGLDCAIRFGDGAWHGTHAERLMDGAMTPLCAPGVARRLETPADLLGETLLRSYRAEEWTRWFALAGVPVPPLRGPVFDSSLAMAEAAEQGLGVALAPAAMFRARIDRGALVQPFRLDAPVGGYWLTWLRSKAPTEGMLAFRAWLSEACGEAP, encoded by the coding sequence ATGGTGCGACCCTACCTTCCCCTGAACGGCCTACGCGCCTTCGAGGCGGCGGCGCGGCACCTGTCGTTCACCAAGGCCGCTATCGAGCTGTGCGTCACCCAGGCGGCGGTCAGCCAGCAGGTGAAGGCGCTGGAGGGGCGGCTGGGGCGGCGACTGTTCCGCCGACTGCCGCGGGGTCTGGCGCTGACGGACGAGGGCCTGGCCCTGCTGCCGGCGGTGGCCGAGAGCCTGGACCGGCTGGGCGAGGCGGTGGAACGGGTGGGCCAGGCCCGCCCGCGCGAAGTGGTCAACGTCGGCGTGGTGGCGACCTTCGCCCTGGGCTTCCTGCTGCCGCGCCTGCCGGCGCTGGCGGCGGCCGCGCCGCAGATCGACCTGCGCCTCTTCACCAACAACAACCGCGTGGACATGGCCGGAGAGGGCCTGGACTGCGCCATCCGGTTCGGCGACGGCGCCTGGCACGGGACCCACGCCGAGCGGCTGATGGACGGGGCGATGACGCCGCTGTGCGCCCCGGGCGTGGCGCGGCGGCTGGAGACGCCCGCGGATCTGTTGGGCGAAACCCTGCTGCGCTCGTACCGGGCCGAGGAATGGACCCGCTGGTTCGCCCTGGCGGGCGTGCCGGTCCCGCCGCTGCGGGGGCCGGTGTTCGACTCCTCGCTGGCCATGGCCGAGGCGGCCGAGCAGGGCCTGGGGGTGGCGCTGGCGCCGGCGGCGATGTTCCGCGCGCGCATCGACCGCGGGGCGCTGGTGCAGCCGTTCCGGCTGGACGCGCCGGTCGGCGGCTACTGGCTCACCTGGCTGAGGTCGAAGGCGCCGACCGAGGGGATGCTGGCGTTCCGCGCCTGGCTCTCCGAGGCCTGCGGCGAGGCGCCCTAG